One segment of Methylotenera versatilis 79 DNA contains the following:
- the clsB gene encoding cardiolipin synthase ClsB, with protein sequence MPSINKILNTKKTKNAFISGNQIQLLRSGIEYFPALEAAIDSATREIYLQTYIYETDKIGIRIGKALKRAAQRGVAVNVLLDGFGCKDLPAKFVKELETAGVKLMFYRPKISPWTLKKSRLRRMHRKVSVIDGKVGFVGGINIIDDYNVPDNTPPRIDYAVRVEGKLLPAILSSVKKLWRRISVLHLQPDNLKAAKTAQDEQLKPNTTNMLAAFILRDNVLNRRNIESAYLTAIAQAKTEIIIANAYFVPGRRFRMALLAAAKRGVSVKLLLQGRMEYFLMFATHAFYAVFLKNGIEIYEYRQGYMHSKVAVIDYEWATVGSSNIDPFSLLLAREANVVVKDKAFATELRADILHSIDNSAYHVLPEEWSNRHMFKRFLSWLAYGLVRGFVGLIGYSKQQ encoded by the coding sequence ATGCCAAGCATTAACAAAATCCTAAATACTAAAAAAACCAAAAATGCTTTTATTAGCGGTAATCAAATACAGTTATTGCGTAGCGGCATCGAATACTTTCCTGCACTTGAAGCTGCAATCGATAGCGCCACGCGTGAGATTTACCTGCAAACTTATATTTATGAAACAGACAAGATTGGTATTCGCATCGGCAAAGCGTTAAAACGCGCTGCGCAACGCGGTGTAGCGGTAAATGTATTATTAGATGGTTTTGGCTGCAAAGATTTACCCGCTAAATTTGTAAAAGAATTGGAAACTGCTGGCGTAAAGTTAATGTTTTACCGCCCCAAAATATCTCCTTGGACATTGAAAAAAAGTCGATTACGCCGCATGCACCGAAAAGTGAGCGTTATCGATGGCAAAGTCGGCTTTGTAGGCGGCATTAATATTATCGATGACTACAACGTGCCAGATAATACGCCGCCGCGTATTGATTACGCAGTGCGTGTAGAAGGCAAATTACTGCCAGCTATCTTAAGTAGCGTTAAAAAGCTTTGGCGGCGTATTTCTGTTTTGCATTTACAGCCTGATAACCTAAAAGCTGCTAAAACTGCACAAGATGAACAACTCAAGCCAAATACTACAAATATGCTTGCAGCATTTATATTGCGCGATAACGTATTGAATAGGCGCAATATCGAAAGTGCCTACTTAACCGCAATTGCACAAGCAAAAACCGAAATCATTATTGCCAATGCTTATTTTGTGCCAGGTCGACGCTTTCGCATGGCTTTGTTAGCCGCAGCCAAACGGGGCGTAAGCGTTAAATTGTTGCTGCAAGGCCGTATGGAATATTTTTTAATGTTCGCCACACATGCTTTTTATGCCGTGTTTTTAAAAAACGGTATTGAAATCTATGAATATCGTCAAGGTTATATGCACAGTAAAGTCGCAGTAATCGACTATGAGTGGGCAACCGTTGGCTCTTCAAATATTGATCCATTTAGTTTATTGCTGGCGCGTGAGGCGAATGTTGTCGTTAAAGATAAAGCATTTGCGACAGAATTACGCGCGGATATCCTGCATTCCATCGACAATTCCGCTTACCACGTGCTGCCAGAAGAATGGTCTAATCGACATATGTTCAAGCGTTTTTTATCTTGGCTGGCGTATGGATTAGTCAGAGGATTTGTCGGGTTAATCGGCTATTCAAAACAGCAATAA
- a CDS encoding PQQ-dependent sugar dehydrogenase: MQNNHFSEHTHKSVLFVPKLLAVVIASAVLALSACSSDVKSDTKNGSLVGFGPNPTLDAPNKKLIPTVNIAPAIGWPDKAKPTVAAGLSVAAFAQGLDHPRWLYVLPNGDVLVAETNGPPKGDTGFGITKQIRGWIMGKVMTKAGAGVPSANRIMLLRDTDNDGVADVNTVLLDGLMSPFGMALVGDELYVANADAVVKFPYKEGDLKITAPGTKVVDLPGGPINHHWTKNIIANKDGTKLYVTVGSNSNVAEDGMEVEVGRATIWEVDIKTGKHRLFAEGLRNPNGLTWEPETGALWTVVNERDELGDDLVPDYLTSVQDGAFYGWPYSYYGQNVDERVQPQRPELVAKAISPDYALGAHTASLGLVSSANAKLSPTFTNGMFIGQHGSWNRKPASGYKVIYVPFVEGKPAGTPIDVLTGFLSPAGEAYGRPVGVAIDNKGALLVADDVGNKVWRVMADAGKTAEVAK, translated from the coding sequence ATGCAAAATAATCATTTTTCAGAACATACTCATAAATCAGTACTATTTGTGCCAAAACTATTGGCTGTAGTAATCGCCAGCGCAGTTTTGGCATTATCCGCTTGTAGTTCAGATGTTAAATCTGACACTAAAAATGGCAGCCTTGTTGGTTTTGGGCCTAATCCAACTTTAGATGCACCCAATAAAAAATTAATCCCCACTGTGAATATTGCACCAGCGATTGGCTGGCCAGATAAAGCGAAACCAACTGTTGCGGCGGGCCTATCAGTCGCTGCTTTTGCGCAGGGATTAGATCATCCGCGTTGGTTATATGTACTGCCAAATGGTGATGTGTTGGTCGCAGAAACCAATGGTCCGCCAAAAGGGGATACAGGTTTCGGTATCACTAAACAAATCAGAGGCTGGATAATGGGCAAAGTGATGACAAAAGCGGGTGCTGGTGTGCCAAGCGCTAATCGCATCATGTTGTTGCGCGATACCGATAATGATGGCGTTGCAGATGTGAATACGGTGTTATTAGATGGCTTAATGTCGCCTTTTGGTATGGCATTGGTGGGCGATGAACTTTATGTAGCTAATGCCGATGCGGTGGTTAAATTCCCTTACAAAGAGGGCGATTTGAAAATCACTGCGCCTGGTACTAAAGTGGTCGATTTGCCTGGCGGCCCCATCAACCATCATTGGACTAAAAATATTATCGCCAACAAAGATGGTACCAAATTATATGTAACAGTCGGCTCTAACAGTAACGTGGCCGAAGACGGCATGGAAGTTGAAGTTGGCCGTGCGACTATATGGGAAGTAGATATAAAAACCGGCAAACATCGTCTGTTTGCCGAAGGTTTGCGTAACCCAAACGGTTTAACTTGGGAGCCCGAAACTGGCGCACTTTGGACTGTGGTGAATGAGCGTGATGAGCTGGGCGATGATTTAGTGCCAGATTATTTAACATCGGTGCAAGATGGCGCTTTTTACGGCTGGCCGTATAGTTATTACGGCCAAAATGTGGATGAGCGCGTGCAGCCACAAAGACCAGAGTTAGTCGCTAAAGCCATTTCACCCGATTACGCTTTGGGTGCGCATACGGCTTCGCTAGGTTTAGTTTCATCTGCAAATGCGAAATTAAGCCCAACATTTACCAATGGCATGTTTATCGGCCAACATGGTTCATGGAATCGAAAACCAGCAAGCGGCTATAAAGTAATTTATGTGCCATTTGTGGAAGGAAAACCTGCCGGTACGCCAATAGATGTACTGACTGGATTTTTAAGCCCAGCGGGTGAAGCTTACGGTAGACCAGTTGGCGTAGCGATTGATAACAAAGGCGCTTTACTGGTGGCAGATGACGTAGGCAATAAGGTTTGGCGCGTGATGGCTGATGCGGGTAAAACTGCTGAAGTGGCAAAATAA
- a CDS encoding beta-propeller fold lactonase family protein, giving the protein MQVSHSILVSTLLSTLFIAANAFAEPFAYVPNEKDGKVSVIDTATDKVVGTLPKKGTFGKQIQAVALNPEGTKLYVVVRDKNAVAIVDIKEGKQIGLVKVGDEPEGIDVSPDGSTLAACLEEENAVSFVDLATAKLVHTAKTQGRNPEHCVYSPEGKWLLASNEESGDVDVIDVQTHTSVHLIKATKHPRGIGFSPDGKLAYIANEAANLVEVVSVGDWKVLHRIKVGLRSNGVKVSQDGSRVYVSNGGDHNISVIDAANSTVITTIPVGQRPWNMALTPDGKKLYVANGRSNSVSVIDTAENKVLSEIQVGKLPWGVVIH; this is encoded by the coding sequence ATGCAAGTGTCACATTCCATTTTAGTTTCCACCTTATTGTCTACGCTTTTTATCGCCGCCAATGCTTTTGCAGAACCTTTCGCCTATGTGCCTAACGAAAAAGATGGCAAAGTATCGGTGATTGATACAGCGACAGATAAAGTGGTTGGCACACTACCTAAAAAAGGCACGTTTGGAAAACAAATCCAAGCGGTGGCGCTTAATCCTGAAGGCACAAAATTATACGTAGTGGTACGCGATAAAAATGCAGTTGCCATTGTGGATATTAAAGAAGGCAAGCAAATCGGTTTAGTTAAAGTGGGCGATGAGCCCGAAGGGATTGATGTTTCGCCTGATGGCAGCACACTTGCAGCTTGTTTAGAAGAAGAGAATGCCGTTTCATTTGTAGATTTAGCTACCGCAAAATTAGTGCATACAGCGAAAACGCAAGGCCGTAACCCAGAACACTGTGTTTACTCACCAGAAGGTAAGTGGCTGTTGGCAAGTAATGAAGAAAGTGGCGATGTGGACGTGATTGATGTGCAAACGCATACGTCCGTGCATTTGATTAAGGCCACTAAACATCCGCGCGGCATTGGCTTTTCACCCGATGGCAAGCTAGCTTATATCGCTAATGAAGCTGCTAATTTAGTGGAAGTGGTTTCAGTTGGTGATTGGAAAGTATTGCACCGCATTAAGGTTGGATTACGCTCGAATGGTGTGAAAGTGTCGCAAGATGGTAGTCGTGTATATGTAAGCAATGGTGGCGATCACAATATCAGCGTGATTGATGCTGCAAATAGCACTGTGATTACGACTATTCCTGTCGGGCAGCGCCCATGGAATATGGCGCTAACGCCTGATGGCAAAAAGCTTTATGTGGCGAATGGCCGTAGCAATAGCGTTTCGGTGATTGATACGGCAGAAAACAAAGTGTTAAGTGAAATTCAAGTAGGGAAATTGCCTTGGGGCGTAGTGATTCATTAG
- a CDS encoding endonuclease/exonuclease/phosphatase family protein: MQQDFRIATFNIHKGSTHFDASFALHHQKALLQQLQVDVVFLQEVQDVHSLKSKRYLAWPAAGQAEFLADSVWPDYAYGKNSVYPAGHHGNALLSKFPIINTHNQDISAHTSENRGMLHCEINVLGWDKPLHAICLHLGLFARWRQQQLLAVADYIEAHVPADAALIIAGDFNDWSTLAGKKFAKRLHLHEVFEYHTGKHARSFPSWLPMLRLDRIYVRGFEIKNVEVHSGPKFIKLSDHAILTATLTKS; this comes from the coding sequence ATGCAGCAAGATTTTCGTATTGCCACATTCAATATCCATAAAGGCTCCACACACTTCGATGCCAGTTTTGCACTGCATCATCAAAAAGCTTTGCTGCAACAATTACAGGTAGATGTGGTGTTTTTGCAAGAAGTGCAAGATGTGCACTCACTTAAAAGTAAACGCTATTTGGCATGGCCTGCCGCAGGTCAAGCCGAGTTTTTAGCTGATTCCGTCTGGCCAGATTACGCTTATGGCAAAAATTCCGTGTATCCAGCTGGGCATCATGGCAACGCATTGCTATCAAAATTCCCTATTATTAATACGCATAATCAAGATATTTCTGCACACACTTCAGAAAATCGCGGCATGCTACATTGTGAAATCAACGTGCTAGGTTGGGATAAACCTTTACATGCCATTTGCCTGCATTTAGGTTTATTTGCGCGCTGGCGACAGCAGCAATTATTAGCCGTAGCAGATTATATTGAAGCGCATGTGCCAGCCGATGCGGCATTGATTATTGCAGGCGATTTTAATGATTGGAGCACACTTGCAGGCAAAAAATTTGCTAAACGTTTGCATTTACATGAGGTATTCGAGTATCACACTGGCAAACATGCACGTAGTTTTCCATCATGGTTGCCGATGTTAAGGCTGGATCGTATTTATGTGCGTGGATTTGAGATTAAAAATGTGGAAGTGCATTCTGGGCCAAAATTTATCAAGCTATCAGACCATGCGATTTTGACAGCGACACTGACTAAATCATGA
- a CDS encoding YVTN family beta-propeller repeat protein, producing MKKCLAIINSVLLLYAPIAFSTPFAYVTNQGEHTVSVVDLATNQSISTVKVGTAPVGVAIDPRQNRVYISNVESRSVSVLDMLTNQVIHEIKLTIAPVGLVLNKSGSQLFVADWFHDQVLVIDTKTYAQTHAIAMGKAPAGMVLSRDGVSLYVANRDSNDVGVIDTKTMQIIHKIAVGKHPFGMVLSGDGKLLYVVNVESNSVSVIDVHRDVVIATIPVGNHPYCATSNGDGSRIYVTNTQSDTVSVIDTKTQKVIATIKVGGTPEGISYDMVHDRVYVASWMDNELTVIDVTTNQVIKHIPTGKESRAFGQFIASPSVP from the coding sequence ATGAAAAAATGTTTAGCAATAATTAATAGTGTTCTTTTGTTGTACGCACCAATTGCATTTTCTACACCTTTTGCCTATGTGACCAATCAAGGCGAGCACACAGTTTCAGTGGTCGATTTAGCTACAAATCAATCGATTTCAACTGTTAAGGTTGGCACTGCGCCAGTCGGAGTGGCGATAGATCCTAGGCAAAACCGCGTGTATATCTCGAATGTAGAAAGCCGTTCTGTTTCTGTGTTGGATATGTTGACCAACCAAGTAATACACGAAATCAAGCTAACCATTGCGCCAGTTGGTTTAGTGCTTAATAAAAGTGGCAGCCAGCTTTTTGTTGCGGATTGGTTTCATGATCAAGTATTGGTAATAGATACCAAAACCTACGCACAGACGCATGCGATTGCAATGGGCAAAGCACCGGCAGGCATGGTGTTAAGTCGCGATGGTGTAAGTTTATACGTGGCGAATCGCGATAGTAATGATGTGGGCGTGATTGATACTAAAACCATGCAAATCATCCACAAAATCGCAGTGGGAAAACATCCGTTTGGTATGGTGTTATCGGGCGATGGCAAGCTGCTTTATGTGGTGAATGTTGAAAGCAATTCTGTTTCAGTCATCGATGTGCATCGCGATGTGGTGATTGCCACCATTCCAGTCGGCAATCATCCTTATTGTGCGACTAGTAACGGCGATGGCAGTCGCATTTATGTCACCAATACGCAATCAGATACGGTATCAGTCATCGATACTAAAACGCAAAAGGTGATTGCCACTATTAAAGTGGGCGGCACGCCTGAAGGCATTAGTTATGACATGGTACATGACCGTGTTTATGTCGCCAGCTGGATGGATAACGAATTGACGGTGATTGATGTTACGACCAACCAAGTGATAAAACATATTCCAACAGGTAAAGAAAGCCGTGCCTTCGGACAATTTATCGCATCGCCTTCTGTGCCATAA
- a CDS encoding CsbD family protein translates to MIWDQIEGNWKQLKGNVKEQWGKLTDDDLDVINGQREALSGKIQATYGLTENDAHSQISDWETMLTNLAKPDARVTKESGAKPLPDDKE, encoded by the coding sequence ATGATTTGGGATCAAATTGAAGGCAACTGGAAGCAGCTGAAAGGCAATGTGAAAGAGCAGTGGGGCAAGTTGACAGACGACGATCTGGATGTGATTAATGGTCAACGTGAAGCATTATCTGGCAAAATTCAAGCGACATATGGACTGACAGAAAATGATGCGCACAGCCAAATATCTGATTGGGAAACGATGCTGACAAACCTTGCCAAGCCAGATGCTAGAGTGACAAAAGAGAGCGGTGCAAAACCATTGCCAGATGATAAAGAGTAG
- a CDS encoding AI-2E family transporter has translation METTPTNENPSESPASSILPTTPNKQQMTNVALVVIMTLAIVFTLDWAQSFIITMLLGILLSYTLNPIVLWLEKIKIPRFVGSTLVILAVIAGLIFSGYILRSQVESIIATLPEAATKLTSQFVKKQGEPLSNIQKMQIAANQVEKATAAVGSNALSKKRIMHVVIDERKFNIENYLWRGSLGFMGFIGEAIAMIFLAYFLLLSGDTFKRKMVRLAGPSASRKKITVNMLNEINHSVQRYMLMLVVTNVLVGLMMWVALRLFGLENAGAWSVAAGFLHIVPYFGPVAIAAATGMAAYMQFDSFVMALLISGSSVLIATFVGVFVTTWMTGRIAKMNAAAIFVALLFFGWLWGVWGMLLGIPIIVIMKVVCEHVEHLQPIAEILGD, from the coding sequence ATGGAAACAACGCCCACAAACGAGAATCCAAGCGAATCACCAGCAAGTAGCATCTTGCCAACTACGCCCAATAAGCAGCAGATGACTAACGTTGCGCTAGTCGTCATTATGACGCTGGCGATTGTGTTCACGCTTGATTGGGCACAGAGTTTTATCATCACTATGTTGCTTGGCATATTGCTGTCTTACACATTAAATCCCATCGTCCTGTGGCTAGAGAAAATAAAAATTCCGCGTTTCGTCGGCTCTACTTTGGTGATTTTGGCCGTTATCGCTGGGTTGATTTTTTCGGGTTATATCTTGCGTAGCCAAGTGGAATCGATTATCGCCACACTGCCAGAAGCCGCTACCAAGCTCACCTCTCAATTTGTAAAAAAACAAGGCGAACCGCTATCTAATATTCAAAAGATGCAAATTGCGGCGAACCAAGTAGAAAAAGCCACCGCCGCTGTCGGCAGCAACGCGCTGTCTAAAAAGCGCATCATGCATGTAGTGATAGATGAACGAAAATTCAATATCGAAAACTATCTATGGCGTGGATCGCTTGGTTTCATGGGTTTTATCGGCGAAGCTATCGCCATGATTTTTCTGGCTTATTTCCTATTATTATCTGGCGATACCTTTAAACGAAAAATGGTCAGACTTGCTGGGCCATCGGCTTCTCGCAAAAAAATCACTGTCAATATGCTGAATGAAATCAATCATTCTGTTCAACGTTATATGCTGATGTTGGTAGTCACAAATGTGTTGGTCGGCTTGATGATGTGGGTTGCGCTACGGTTGTTTGGCTTAGAAAATGCGGGCGCTTGGTCGGTTGCGGCTGGTTTCTTGCATATTGTGCCTTACTTCGGCCCAGTCGCTATCGCCGCCGCCACTGGCATGGCCGCTTATATGCAATTTGATTCATTTGTGATGGCATTGTTGATTTCTGGCAGCTCGGTATTGATTGCCACTTTTGTAGGCGTATTCGTCACCACATGGATGACAGGCCGCATCGCAAAAATGAACGCTGCTGCCATATTCGTTGCACTGCTATTTTTCGGCTGGTTGTGGGGCGTATGGGGCATGCTGCTTGGCATTCCAATCATCGTTATCATGAAAGTAGTATGCGAACATGTGGAACATTTGCAGCCGATTGCAGAGATTCTTGGCGATTAG
- a CDS encoding response regulator yields the protein MSTTRIILADDHAVVRSGLRRLLELNKGLEVVAEAESGEQAYQLFGEFLPDIVVMDLSMPGMGGLEAAKRILQRYTTAKIIIFSMHEAVSFASQALKAGVRGYVTKTGVAEDLLAAITEVARGKTFLSAEIAQKVALQTLMGDDDPLHQLSSREFEIFRLLAEGRKVEEVAEMLKISQKTVANYYTMIKQKLGVSSPIEMVRLAIRHGLIDS from the coding sequence ATGAGTACGACTAGAATTATTTTGGCGGATGACCACGCAGTGGTACGCTCTGGCTTGCGCCGATTATTAGAATTGAATAAAGGCCTGGAAGTAGTTGCTGAGGCAGAATCTGGCGAACAGGCGTATCAATTATTTGGCGAATTTTTGCCAGATATTGTGGTGATGGATCTTTCCATGCCAGGCATGGGCGGATTGGAAGCCGCCAAACGCATTTTGCAGCGTTATACCACCGCCAAAATCATTATATTTTCTATGCATGAAGCGGTTTCTTTTGCTTCGCAAGCGCTAAAAGCGGGCGTGCGTGGCTATGTGACCAAAACGGGCGTGGCAGAAGATCTATTAGCCGCCATCACCGAAGTGGCGCGTGGCAAAACGTTTTTGAGTGCAGAGATTGCACAAAAAGTGGCTTTGCAAACATTGATGGGCGATGACGATCCCTTGCATCAACTTTCATCACGCGAATTTGAGATTTTCAGATTGTTGGCCGAAGGTCGGAAAGTAGAGGAAGTAGCAGAAATGCTCAAAATCAGCCAAAAAACAGTGGCTAATTACTACACCATGATTAAGCAAAAACTCGGCGTTTCTAGCCCGATAGAAATGGTGCGATTAGCCATTAGACACGGCTTGATTGATAGTTAA
- a CDS encoding phospholipase D-like domain-containing protein — translation MVKIQTNILNKLLTAKSVTTKLVIALSTILIVGCSSIPLITPDMAMQSPRKVKLEGAQGSLSNAQSKAILARLKRNGEDTNIFDRHLALESEIVGSPLIIGNKVELLIDGPATYKAMISAIENAKDHINMETYIIEDDEIGQKFSNLFIQKQQSGVQVNLIYDSVGSSSTPKDFFKKLTDAGVNVLEYNPINPLDTRKGWDVNQRDHRKLLIVDGETAFVGGINISSVYSSGSFGGGYSGNSKSKPKKTHEKIKAEDANSIHSNIGNPNLGPVLVNNPPHAPVVSEIEGTPWRDTHMQMTGPVVAEFQKLYFDTWKAQKGRELAQKNYYPTLTNQGNEIVRAIGSTPDEPYSQIYSTLISAINSAETQVFLTNAYFVPDPQLLAALKEAVARGVDVRLLLPEKTDSSLVFHASRSFYDELLSAGVKIYEREGAMLHAKTAEIDGVWATIGSTNLDWRSFVNNQEINAVMLGLDFAGKMQQMFEKDLTESKQITLEDWRKRSVSFRLKEQAARLWARFL, via the coding sequence TTGGTGAAAATTCAAACAAACATTCTGAATAAATTATTAACAGCTAAATCGGTAACAACTAAATTAGTTATAGCCCTCTCTACAATATTGATTGTGGGCTGTTCGTCTATCCCACTAATCACGCCAGATATGGCAATGCAATCACCACGCAAGGTTAAGCTGGAAGGCGCGCAAGGCAGTTTAAGCAATGCCCAAAGCAAGGCCATATTAGCCAGACTTAAAAGGAATGGCGAAGATACTAATATTTTCGACAGGCATTTGGCGCTGGAATCGGAGATTGTTGGCAGCCCACTGATTATTGGCAATAAAGTAGAACTACTGATCGATGGTCCGGCTACTTATAAAGCGATGATTTCGGCCATTGAAAACGCTAAAGACCATATCAATATGGAAACTTATATTATTGAGGATGACGAGATCGGTCAAAAATTCTCTAATCTGTTTATCCAAAAACAACAAAGTGGCGTGCAGGTCAATTTGATCTATGACAGTGTTGGCAGTAGTAGCACGCCTAAAGATTTCTTCAAAAAACTAACTGATGCTGGCGTAAACGTGCTGGAATACAACCCGATTAACCCATTAGATACACGAAAAGGCTGGGATGTGAATCAGCGTGATCATCGCAAATTATTAATTGTAGATGGCGAAACTGCGTTTGTTGGCGGCATTAATATCAGCAGCGTGTATTCCAGCGGTTCCTTTGGTGGTGGTTATTCTGGCAACTCAAAAAGCAAACCTAAAAAAACCCATGAAAAAATAAAAGCTGAAGACGCAAACTCTATTCATTCAAATATTGGCAACCCAAACCTTGGCCCTGTTTTAGTCAATAATCCGCCGCATGCGCCAGTGGTTTCAGAGATTGAAGGCACACCTTGGCGCGATACGCATATGCAAATGACAGGCCCAGTGGTGGCGGAATTTCAAAAGTTATATTTTGATACTTGGAAGGCGCAAAAAGGCCGTGAGTTAGCGCAAAAAAATTACTATCCCACGTTAACCAATCAAGGCAATGAAATCGTGCGCGCGATTGGTAGCACGCCAGATGAGCCTTATAGCCAAATTTACTCAACGCTGATTTCGGCGATTAACAGTGCAGAAACGCAAGTTTTTTTAACCAATGCTTATTTTGTGCCAGACCCACAACTGCTGGCTGCGCTGAAAGAAGCCGTTGCGCGTGGTGTAGATGTGCGACTTTTATTGCCAGAGAAAACGGATTCTAGTTTGGTTTTTCATGCGTCACGCTCGTTTTACGATGAATTGCTGAGTGCTGGCGTCAAAATATACGAGAGAGAAGGCGCAATGTTACATGCCAAAACGGCGGAAATCGATGGCGTTTGGGCAACCATTGGCTCTACCAATTTAGATTGGCGCAGCTTTGTAAATAATCAGGAAATCAATGCCGTGATGTTGGGTCTAGATTTTGCTGGGAAAATGCAGCAAATGTTTGAGAAAGATTTAACTGAATCCAAACAAATCACATTAGAAGATTGGCGTAAACGCTCTGTTAGTTTTAGATTAAAAGAACAGGCTGCGCGTTTATGGGCAAGATTTTTATAA
- a CDS encoding BON domain-containing protein, with translation MKNVKTISSILTIAALATLVACAGTAKKESTGEYIDDSLITTKVKAAVLNEPTLKSSEINVETFKGVVQLSGFVNSQADIAKAAEVARGVKGVTSVKNDTHLKAK, from the coding sequence ATGAAAAACGTTAAAACGATCTCTAGTATTTTAACAATAGCCGCTTTGGCAACATTGGTGGCTTGTGCTGGCACCGCCAAAAAAGAAAGCACTGGCGAATATATTGACGACAGCTTGATTACGACAAAAGTAAAAGCCGCTGTTTTAAATGAGCCAACACTAAAATCTTCAGAAATCAATGTAGAAACATTTAAAGGCGTGGTGCAATTAAGCGGTTTTGTTAACTCACAAGCGGATATTGCAAAAGCAGCTGAAGTGGCGCGTGGCGTAAAAGGCGTTACATCCGTTAAAAACGATACGCACCTTAAAGCAAAATAA
- a CDS encoding sensor histidine kinase, whose protein sequence is MKVTPNFVDNKQHQQNIIIELIGVLLAFVVSYALSSFFNVSDHFYEWAQQYEKTSDIDELIFALLGFLLALMWFAKRRINESRKLILYNHSLLQRLLQIQEDERKSIAQHLHDDLGQYLNAIKAHTSLLIDDANNDAALFAAQRISSSADHAYNTTRRMMHSLRPVALDELGLSAAIEHMIDTWKVNANSSLNSHEKIDVNTQKNTEYRLEITGDIDGLPENTNIAIFRIVQEALTNIAKHAQATLIQVVIKNADTILNITVQDNGIGFDVNQKTTDNHKQACYGLLGIAERVEALAGTLHIVSIPAQGTAIAVEIKQLTLNK, encoded by the coding sequence GTGAAAGTTACCCCCAACTTTGTTGATAACAAACAACATCAACAAAATATCATCATTGAATTAATCGGCGTTTTACTGGCATTTGTGGTGTCATACGCCCTATCAAGTTTTTTTAATGTGTCGGATCACTTTTACGAATGGGCACAACAATACGAAAAAACCAGCGACATCGATGAGCTGATCTTTGCATTATTGGGCTTTTTATTGGCGTTAATGTGGTTTGCAAAACGCCGCATCAATGAATCGCGCAAACTGATTTTGTACAACCACTCCTTGTTGCAGCGTTTACTACAAATTCAAGAAGATGAACGCAAAAGCATTGCACAGCATTTGCATGATGATTTGGGGCAATACTTAAACGCCATTAAAGCGCATACCAGCTTGCTGATAGATGATGCTAATAACGATGCTGCGCTTTTTGCAGCGCAACGCATTAGCAGCAGTGCCGACCACGCTTACAACACGACTAGACGCATGATGCACAGTTTGCGGCCAGTGGCTTTAGATGAGTTAGGTTTATCTGCCGCGATTGAGCACATGATAGACACTTGGAAAGTTAACGCGAATAGCAGCTTGAATAGTCATGAAAAAATTGATGTTAATACACAAAAAAATACAGAATATCGATTAGAAATTACTGGCGATATTGACGGCTTACCAGAAAATACCAACATCGCTATTTTTAGAATTGTGCAAGAAGCGCTCACCAATATTGCCAAACACGCACAAGCCACTTTAATACAAGTGGTGATTAAAAATGCCGATACGATATTGAATATTACCGTGCAAGATAATGGCATTGGATTTGACGTTAACCAAAAAACCACCGATAACCACAAGCAAGCTTGTTATGGCCTGTTGGGTATCGCAGAAAGGGTTGAAGCATTAGCTGGCACGTTGCATATAGTCAGCATTCCAGCACAAGGCACTGCGATTGCAGTAGAAATTAAACAGCTAACATTAAATAAATAA